The proteins below come from a single Eubacterium limosum genomic window:
- the ssnA gene encoding putative aminohydrolase SsnA: protein MILIGNGRLITRDEKNTYLDNGCVAVEGNEIVNVASTEEMKKQYPDAEFIDAKGGVIMPGLINTHNHIYSTFARGLSIEGFNPQNFMDILDGQWWTIDRNLTNEDNKYSAYDTYIDCIKQGVTTVVDHHASYGEIKDSLFTIADVAKELGVRTSLCYEVSDRDGADKMKAAVKENIDFIKAAHEDKTGMVHGMLGLHAAFTLTDETLDYCNAEKPDYAGYHVHVAEGLDDVYDSLEKYGKRVVNRLFDKNILGENTIAVHCIHINGEEMAILKDTNTMVVHNPESNMGNAVGCPPVLQLVKRGILLGLGTDGYTNDMIESYKVANILHKHFNCDPNVAWGEIPQMLFNNNPAIAKRLFGKTLGVLAPGAAADIIVTDYNPTTPMNADNYNSHILFGMCGRSVITTMINGKVLMKDRELLNIDEEAILAKSREAAKKLADRINHR, encoded by the coding sequence ATGATTTTAATTGGAAATGGTCGGTTAATCACCCGAGATGAAAAGAATACGTATTTAGATAATGGTTGTGTTGCAGTGGAAGGTAATGAAATTGTAAACGTTGCTTCTACAGAAGAAATGAAAAAGCAGTATCCCGATGCTGAATTTATTGATGCCAAAGGCGGCGTCATCATGCCAGGGCTCATCAATACCCATAACCATATTTACAGCACCTTTGCAAGAGGACTTTCCATTGAAGGCTTTAACCCCCAAAATTTCATGGATATTCTAGACGGCCAGTGGTGGACCATTGACCGCAACCTGACAAACGAAGACAATAAATACAGCGCATACGATACTTATATCGACTGTATTAAGCAGGGTGTTACCACTGTGGTGGATCACCACGCCAGCTATGGCGAGATTAAAGACAGCCTCTTTACAATTGCTGATGTCGCCAAGGAGCTGGGCGTACGTACCAGCCTTTGCTATGAGGTTTCTGACAGAGACGGTGCCGATAAAATGAAAGCCGCTGTTAAGGAAAACATCGATTTTATCAAGGCCGCCCACGAGGATAAAACCGGCATGGTTCACGGTATGCTCGGCCTGCACGCCGCCTTTACCCTGACCGACGAAACGCTGGATTATTGCAACGCCGAGAAACCGGATTACGCCGGTTATCATGTGCACGTTGCCGAGGGACTGGACGATGTTTATGACTCTCTAGAAAAATATGGCAAACGTGTGGTCAACCGCTTATTCGATAAAAATATTTTAGGTGAAAATACCATTGCTGTACACTGCATTCACATCAATGGCGAAGAAATGGCGATTCTCAAAGATACCAACACTATGGTAGTACATAACCCAGAGTCCAATATGGGAAACGCTGTTGGCTGTCCGCCAGTGCTTCAATTAGTAAAGCGCGGTATTCTCCTCGGTCTTGGAACAGACGGCTACACCAATGATATGATCGAATCCTACAAGGTGGCTAATATCCTTCACAAGCATTTTAATTGTGATCCAAACGTGGCCTGGGGTGAAATTCCACAGATGCTGTTTAATAATAACCCAGCCATCGCAAAACGCCTTTTTGGCAAAACCTTAGGTGTTCTTGCCCCGGGAGCCGCTGCTGACATCATCGTAACAGACTACAACCCAACTACCCCGATGAACGCTGACAATTATAATTCACACATTTTGTTTGGTATGTGCGGACGTTCCGTCATCACCACTATGATTAACGGCAAGGTTCTTATGAAAGACCGCGAGCTGCTGAACATCGACGAAGAAGCCATTCTGGCAAAATCACGCGAAGCCGCTAAAAAATTAGCTGATCGCATTAACCATAGATAA
- the ygeW gene encoding knotted carbamoyltransferase YgeW — MDKTLQTYIDKLNALNFKEMYENDFFLTWEKTPEELEAVFTVADALRYMRENNISTKIFESGLGISLFRDNSTRTRFSFASACNLLGLEVQDLDEGKSQVAHGETVRETANMISFMADVIGIRDDMYIGKGNAYMHEVVDAVTEGHKDGILEQKPTLVNLQCDIDHPTQAMADALHLIHYFGGIENLKGKKVAMTWAYSPSYGKPLSVPQGIVGLMTRLGMDVTLAHPEGYEIMSDVEEVAKKNAAESGGSFIKTNSMAEAFKDADVVYPKSWAPFSAMEERTILYGNGDQEGIDRLEKELLAQNANHKDWECTEELMKTTKDGKALYMHCLPADITGVSCEEGEVEASVFDRYRTELYKEASYKPYIIAAMIFLAKEKDPQATLKALEERGIDRFFTK, encoded by the coding sequence ATGGATAAAACTTTACAAACCTATATCGATAAACTGAATGCGTTGAATTTTAAAGAAATGTATGAAAATGACTTTTTCCTGACCTGGGAAAAAACACCGGAAGAGCTGGAAGCTGTGTTTACCGTGGCTGACGCTTTAAGATATATGCGTGAAAATAATATTTCGACTAAAATCTTTGAGAGTGGTCTGGGAATTTCTCTGTTCCGTGATAATTCAACCCGTACCCGTTTCAGCTTTGCTTCTGCCTGCAACCTGTTAGGTCTGGAAGTACAGGATTTAGATGAAGGTAAGTCTCAGGTAGCCCACGGAGAAACTGTGCGTGAAACTGCTAATATGATCTCCTTTATGGCAGATGTTATCGGTATTCGGGATGACATGTATATTGGCAAGGGTAACGCCTATATGCACGAAGTGGTCGACGCTGTGACTGAAGGACACAAAGACGGTATTTTGGAACAGAAACCAACCTTAGTCAACCTGCAGTGCGACATTGACCATCCAACACAGGCAATGGCCGATGCCCTCCACCTAATCCATTATTTTGGCGGTATTGAAAACCTTAAGGGTAAAAAAGTCGCTATGACCTGGGCCTACTCCCCATCCTATGGAAAACCGTTATCTGTACCGCAGGGGATTGTCGGTCTGATGACCCGTCTGGGCATGGACGTTACTCTGGCACATCCGGAAGGATATGAAATTATGTCTGACGTAGAAGAAGTGGCTAAAAAGAATGCAGCTGAAAGCGGTGGATCTTTTATAAAGACCAACAGCATGGCAGAAGCTTTTAAAGACGCTGACGTTGTTTATCCAAAGAGCTGGGCACCCTTCTCCGCAATGGAAGAACGGACCATCTTATACGGCAACGGTGACCAGGAAGGCATCGATCGCTTAGAAAAAGAACTGCTCGCTCAGAATGCAAACCATAAAGACTGGGAATGCACCGAAGAGTTGATGAAAACAACCAAAGACGGCAAAGCGCTTTATATGCACTGCCTCCCAGCTGACATTACTGGCGTTAGCTGTGAAGAAGGCGAAGTTGAAGCCTCTGTATTCGACCGCTATCGTACAGAATTATATAAAGAAGCCAGCTACAAACCATATATTATTGCCGCTATGATCTTCCTGGCAAAGGAAAAAGATCCTCAGGCAACCCTAAAGGCTCTGGAAGAAAGAGGTATTGACCGCTTCTTTACCAAATAA
- the dpaL gene encoding diaminopropionate ammonia-lyase, with protein sequence MEKIKWVSNEMPKTNDKELSVMSIESVKKAKAFHESFPQYSQTPLVKLDKMSEYLGIGSLFVKDESYRFGLNAFKVLGGSFAMARYIAQKLGRDVSELDYDYLTSDKLKEEFGQATFFTATDGNHGRGVAWAANKLGQKAVVYMPKGSSPIRLENILKENAEASITDVNYDECVRIAAAEAEKTENGVVVQDTAWDGYEEIPAWIMQGYGTMALEAAEQLKTAGCERPTHIFIQAGVGSLAGAVQGFFANLFPGNCPTTVVVEADEAACLYKSASAKDSKIRFVDGDMQTIMAGLACGEPNTISWEILKNNSSFFVSCPDWVAAKGMRMLAAPVKGDMPVTSGESGAVSMGLIATLMESDDYKELRESIGLDHNSKIIMFSTEGDTDPENYRAIVWNGAHPSI encoded by the coding sequence ATGGAAAAAATCAAATGGGTATCCAATGAGATGCCAAAAACGAACGATAAGGAATTATCGGTGATGTCCATCGAATCGGTTAAAAAGGCAAAAGCTTTTCATGAAAGCTTTCCGCAGTATTCACAGACGCCGCTTGTAAAGCTTGACAAAATGTCAGAGTATCTGGGAATTGGCAGCTTGTTTGTGAAAGATGAATCTTACCGTTTTGGTCTCAATGCCTTTAAGGTTTTAGGCGGTTCCTTTGCAATGGCGAGATATATTGCACAAAAACTGGGCAGGGATGTTTCCGAGCTGGACTATGATTATCTGACGTCCGATAAACTGAAAGAAGAATTTGGACAGGCCACTTTTTTTACAGCTACTGACGGCAACCACGGACGTGGCGTTGCGTGGGCGGCCAATAAGCTCGGACAAAAGGCAGTCGTCTATATGCCTAAGGGTTCCAGCCCGATTCGGTTGGAAAACATCTTAAAGGAGAACGCTGAGGCGTCTATTACAGATGTAAACTATGATGAATGTGTCCGTATAGCGGCGGCTGAAGCAGAAAAAACAGAGAATGGCGTGGTTGTTCAGGATACGGCATGGGATGGTTATGAAGAAATTCCAGCCTGGATCATGCAGGGCTACGGGACAATGGCGCTGGAAGCCGCCGAGCAGTTAAAGACTGCTGGCTGTGAACGTCCGACACATATTTTTATTCAGGCAGGCGTTGGATCTCTGGCCGGAGCAGTACAAGGATTTTTCGCAAACCTGTTCCCGGGAAACTGTCCCACAACGGTTGTGGTTGAAGCGGATGAAGCAGCCTGCTTATATAAATCGGCCTCTGCTAAAGACAGTAAGATCCGTTTTGTGGATGGAGATATGCAAACGATCATGGCCGGTTTAGCCTGTGGTGAGCCGAACACCATCTCATGGGAAATTTTAAAAAACAACAGCTCCTTTTTCGTTTCCTGCCCGGACTGGGTAGCGGCAAAGGGCATGAGAATGCTGGCGGCCCCAGTAAAAGGGGATATGCCTGTAACCTCCGGTGAGTCCGGAGCGGTATCCATGGGATTAATCGCAACCTTAATGGAAAGCGACGACTATAAAGAGCTGAGAGAGAGCATTGGTCTGGACCATAATTCTAAGATCATTATGTTTTCAACGGAAGGGGATACAGATCCTGAAAATTACCGCGCTATTGTCTGGAATGGCGCACACCCATCAATTTAA
- a CDS encoding uracil-xanthine permease family protein: MNNDKDNVIYQLKGMPKIKEAIPLALQHVAAMIVGCVTPAIIVAGTGGLSPADTRILIQAALIISGIATLIQLFPPFRKVGSGLPVIMGVSFAYLPTMIGIVSDYNIATILGSQVIGGVVGILIGIFIKKLRKLFPPVVTGTVVFTIGLSLYPTAIKYMAGGAGSENFGSPMNWIIAMITLVLVIFFNNFTKGFARLASILLSMIIGYVIALFCGMIDFTTVQEASWFMLPAIGHFGYEFHLPAIISMSILFVVNSVESIGQFSALSVGAMDREPTTDELSRGLMGNGVSSIIGSIFGGLPTSTFGQNVGIVVTNRVINRVVIGFAAGFIVLAGLFPKFSALMMTIPYCVLGGATISVFATITMTGVKLFMQSELTQRNATIVGLSVALGIGISQVPGAMEQLPAWIDSLFGESAVVVSTLSAILLNLILPKNTPFENEDL; the protein is encoded by the coding sequence ATGAATAACGATAAAGATAATGTCATTTATCAACTTAAGGGAATGCCGAAAATTAAAGAAGCGATCCCGTTGGCACTGCAGCATGTTGCAGCGATGATTGTTGGCTGTGTAACTCCAGCCATTATTGTGGCCGGTACGGGAGGCTTATCGCCGGCCGATACCCGGATTCTTATTCAGGCGGCGCTTATCATCTCCGGTATCGCCACGCTTATTCAGTTATTTCCACCCTTCAGAAAGGTTGGCTCTGGTCTTCCGGTTATTATGGGGGTCAGCTTTGCCTATCTTCCAACGATGATTGGTATTGTCAGCGATTATAATATTGCGACCATACTAGGCTCCCAGGTTATTGGCGGCGTTGTGGGAATACTGATTGGTATTTTCATTAAAAAGCTTCGAAAACTTTTTCCGCCGGTAGTTACTGGTACCGTGGTTTTTACCATTGGTCTGTCATTATATCCTACCGCCATTAAATATATGGCAGGGGGCGCGGGAAGCGAAAATTTCGGTTCTCCCATGAACTGGATCATCGCCATGATCACATTGGTACTGGTTATTTTCTTTAATAACTTTACCAAGGGCTTTGCCCGTCTGGCGTCCATTCTTTTGTCGATGATCATCGGTTATGTCATCGCCCTGTTCTGTGGAATGATTGATTTCACAACCGTACAGGAGGCCAGCTGGTTTATGCTGCCGGCGATAGGGCATTTTGGATATGAATTTCATTTGCCTGCGATTATATCCATGTCGATTTTGTTTGTGGTCAACTCGGTGGAATCCATCGGGCAGTTTTCCGCACTCAGTGTGGGCGCCATGGACCGTGAACCTACGACTGATGAACTGTCAAGAGGCCTGATGGGCAATGGTGTCTCCAGTATTATCGGTTCGATCTTTGGTGGGCTTCCGACTTCTACCTTTGGGCAAAATGTTGGTATTGTTGTAACGAACCGGGTTATTAACCGTGTGGTCATCGGATTTGCCGCAGGCTTTATTGTCCTGGCCGGTCTTTTTCCAAAATTTTCAGCTTTAATGATGACCATCCCGTACTGTGTACTGGGCGGCGCGACAATTTCAGTTTTTGCTACCATTACCATGACCGGGGTTAAGCTTTTTATGCAGAGTGAACTGACTCAGAGAAATGCAACCATTGTTGGTCTATCGGTTGCGCTTGGCATTGGCATTTCCCAGGTTCCCGGCGCGATGGAACAGCTTCCGGCCTGGATTGACAGTCTTTTTGGAGAGTCGGCCGTTGTGGTTTCAACCCTGTCTGCAATCCTTTTAAACTTAATTTTACCAAAGAATACACCCTTTGAAAATGAGGATCTTTAA
- a CDS encoding helix-turn-helix transcriptional regulator, with product MAKDLESYKVLVDFLADYLGENTEVVLHDLSDCQSSIVAIRNGDISGRELGAPVTDYGLKLIKNEAYKEAPYRVNYRGMSPRGNIIRSATYFIKDDDGELIGLLCLNMDCQKFAEARDILESLITVEPLRKDEETEENFNINVKELVINNMSRVLPSNHGDLRKMGKQEKIEVVERLQGLGTFMVKGTIWHVADMLGVSVPTVYRYLATIKKENE from the coding sequence ATGGCAAAAGATCTTGAATCCTACAAAGTACTGGTAGACTTTTTAGCAGATTATTTAGGAGAAAACACAGAGGTGGTACTGCACGACCTCTCGGACTGTCAATCATCGATTGTGGCAATCCGAAATGGCGATATCAGCGGACGTGAATTAGGGGCTCCGGTTACGGACTATGGCCTTAAGCTCATTAAGAATGAGGCCTACAAAGAAGCACCATACCGTGTAAACTATCGGGGAATGTCTCCGAGAGGCAACATTATACGTTCGGCAACGTATTTTATTAAGGATGATGACGGCGAGCTGATCGGCCTGCTCTGTCTGAATATGGATTGTCAGAAATTTGCAGAAGCCCGGGATATCCTCGAATCGCTCATTACGGTTGAACCACTCAGAAAAGATGAAGAGACTGAAGAAAACTTCAATATTAACGTCAAAGAACTGGTCATCAATAACATGAGCCGTGTGCTGCCAAGCAATCACGGAGACCTTAGGAAAATGGGCAAGCAGGAAAAAATTGAAGTGGTTGAAAGACTTCAGGGACTTGGAACCTTTATGGTTAAAGGGACCATCTGGCATGTGGCGGATATGCTCGGTGTTTCGGTACCGACCGTTTACCGCTACCTGGCTACCATTAAGAAGGAAAATGAATAA
- the arcC gene encoding carbamate kinase, protein MSKKIVIALGGNALGNNLPEQMAAVKNTAKAIADLIEEGNEVVISHGNGPQVGMINLAMGELAKADPGNPVAPLSVCVAMSQGYIGYDLQNALREELLNRGIHKPVSSIITQMRVDPDDEAFSHPTKPIGRFMTKEEADEMVRERNYDVVEDAGRGYRRVVASPKPVEIIEIETVKALADAGQVVVAAGGGGIPVYAQGNHLKGAAAVVDKDFGSCLLAKEIGADCLIILTAVEKVAINFGKPNEEWLSEISVEEAQKYADEGQFAPGSMLPKVQAAMEFAKSGSDRFALITLLEKAKDGIQGKTGTIIK, encoded by the coding sequence ATGAGCAAGAAAATTGTGATCGCCCTAGGTGGAAACGCTTTAGGCAACAATCTACCAGAACAAATGGCGGCGGTTAAAAATACGGCTAAAGCCATCGCGGATTTAATAGAGGAAGGAAATGAAGTTGTTATTTCTCACGGAAACGGGCCGCAGGTCGGTATGATCAATCTGGCCATGGGTGAGCTGGCAAAGGCAGACCCGGGAAATCCGGTGGCGCCTTTATCTGTTTGTGTGGCGATGAGCCAGGGATATATTGGTTATGATCTTCAGAATGCGTTGAGGGAGGAGCTCCTTAACCGGGGAATTCACAAACCGGTTTCAAGCATTATTACCCAGATGCGCGTCGATCCTGACGATGAAGCCTTCAGCCATCCAACAAAACCCATTGGCCGTTTCATGACAAAGGAAGAAGCGGACGAAATGGTCCGGGAAAGAAATTATGATGTTGTGGAGGATGCGGGGCGGGGCTACCGGCGTGTTGTCGCCTCACCCAAACCCGTTGAGATAATTGAAATTGAAACCGTTAAAGCTCTGGCAGACGCCGGGCAGGTCGTTGTGGCAGCCGGGGGCGGCGGAATCCCTGTTTATGCTCAGGGAAATCATTTAAAAGGCGCTGCCGCTGTCGTGGACAAGGATTTTGGAAGCTGTCTGCTGGCAAAGGAAATCGGCGCAGACTGTCTGATTATTTTAACTGCTGTCGAAAAGGTTGCCATTAATTTTGGCAAGCCGAATGAAGAATGGCTGTCTGAAATCAGTGTTGAAGAAGCTCAAAAATACGCTGATGAGGGACAGTTTGCTCCTGGTTCCATGCTGCCGAAAGTTCAGGCGGCAATGGAATTTGCAAAATCGGGTTCAGACCGTTTTGCGTTGATTACTCTGCTTGAAAAGGCAAAGGACGGTATCCAGGGAAAAACAGGAACTATTATTAAATAG
- a CDS encoding RidA family protein yields MSKTVINAAKAPAAVGPYSHANAAGETIYISGQLGLDPETGVLAEGLEAQAKTGFENLKTILTEAGVSFENVVKTTVFLTDMNDFAAVNDIYAQYFTADYPARSCVQVAALPKGASFEIEAIAAK; encoded by the coding sequence ATGAGTAAAACAGTTATCAATGCGGCGAAAGCACCAGCCGCTGTCGGACCTTATTCACATGCCAATGCCGCGGGAGAAACTATTTATATTTCAGGACAGCTGGGTCTGGATCCGGAAACCGGTGTTCTGGCAGAAGGTTTAGAAGCCCAGGCTAAAACAGGTTTTGAAAATTTAAAAACCATTTTAACCGAAGCAGGTGTTTCTTTTGAAAACGTTGTGAAAACAACGGTCTTTTTAACAGACATGAATGACTTTGCTGCGGTTAATGATATTTATGCGCAATACTTTACAGCCGACTACCCGGCGCGTTCCTGCGTTCAGGTTGCAGCATTGCCAAAAGGGGCTTCTTTTGAGATTGAAGCCATTGCAGCAAAATAA
- a CDS encoding YgeY family selenium metabolism-linked hydrolase produces the protein MDFEAIKKAAQGYEEDMTKFLRNIVKNPGESCDEEKHINTIAEEMRKLGFDKVEIDPQGNVLGYMGTGDTLIGFDAHIDTVGVGNMDNWDFDPYEGFESDSEIGGRGTSDQLGGIVSAVYGAKIMKDLGMLNDKYSVLVTGTVQEEDCDGLCWQYIINEDKVRPEFVVSTEPTDGGIYRGQRGRMEIRIDVAGVSCHGSAPERGDNAIYKMADILQDVRALNENDAEEGTEIKGLVKMLDEKYNPEWKEARFLGRGTVTTSEIFFSSPSRCAVADGCSVSLDRRMTAGETWESCLEEIRNLPNVKKYGNDVKVSMYEYDRPSYTGCVYPIECYFPTWVIPEDHKVTKALEEAYKGMYGEERIGSSETVAERKARPLTDKWTFSTNGVSIMGRNGIPVIGFGPGAEAQAHAPNEKTWKQDLVTCAAVYAALPTVYTK, from the coding sequence ATGGATTTTGAAGCAATCAAAAAAGCGGCACAGGGTTATGAAGAGGATATGACAAAATTCCTCCGCAATATTGTGAAAAACCCGGGCGAAAGCTGTGATGAGGAAAAGCATATTAATACCATTGCTGAAGAAATGCGTAAGCTCGGTTTTGACAAAGTGGAAATTGACCCACAGGGGAATGTCTTGGGATATATGGGAACCGGCGATACCCTGATCGGTTTTGACGCTCATATTGACACTGTTGGCGTTGGCAATATGGATAACTGGGATTTTGATCCTTATGAAGGGTTTGAATCGGATAGCGAAATCGGAGGGCGTGGAACCTCTGATCAGCTTGGCGGGATTGTATCCGCTGTATATGGCGCTAAAATTATGAAAGACCTTGGGATGCTGAATGACAAATACAGCGTGCTGGTAACCGGTACAGTTCAGGAAGAGGATTGCGATGGTCTGTGCTGGCAATATATCATCAATGAAGACAAGGTCCGCCCCGAATTTGTCGTTTCTACCGAGCCGACAGATGGCGGTATCTACCGTGGACAGCGTGGCCGTATGGAAATCCGGATCGACGTTGCAGGTGTCTCCTGTCACGGATCTGCTCCGGAGCGTGGCGACAACGCCATTTATAAAATGGCGGATATTCTTCAGGATGTCCGTGCCCTGAATGAAAATGATGCTGAAGAAGGTACTGAAATCAAGGGTCTGGTTAAAATGCTGGATGAAAAATACAATCCGGAGTGGAAGGAAGCCCGTTTCTTAGGCCGTGGCACTGTCACCACATCGGAAATCTTCTTTAGCTCACCAAGCCGCTGTGCAGTAGCGGATGGCTGTTCGGTTTCTCTGGACCGCCGTATGACTGCCGGGGAAACCTGGGAAAGCTGTCTGGAAGAAATCCGCAATCTGCCGAATGTAAAAAAATACGGGAATGATGTGAAGGTTTCGATGTATGAATATGACCGTCCTTCTTACACCGGATGTGTTTATCCGATCGAGTGCTATTTCCCGACATGGGTTATTCCAGAAGACCACAAGGTTACTAAAGCATTGGAAGAAGCTTACAAAGGAATGTACGGTGAAGAACGTATCGGCTCTTCTGAGACAGTGGCAGAACGTAAAGCCCGACCGCTGACAGATAAATGGACCTTCTCAACTAACGGCGTGTCCATCATGGGACGTAACGGTATTCCGGTAATCGGTTTTGGCCCTGGAGCGGAAGCGCAGGCTCATGCACCAAATGAAAAAACCTGGAAACAGGATCTTGTGACCTGTGCCGCTGTTTACGCTGCTTTACCGACTGTTTACACCAAATAA
- a CDS encoding helix-turn-helix transcriptional regulator: MQGETLDLLKNLAHGIATQFGSNCEVVVHDLTTENKESTVVYIENGHVTNRKLGDGPSHVVLEALKKSPEDLQDHLDYMTKTADGKILKSSTVYIRDQGNKVIGIFSINYDITGLLMVENSLQSLIGTKKEKEEEVENIPTNVNDLLDDLLEQSVRLVGKPVALMNKEDKIKALKFLNDAGALLITKASEKLTAYFGISKYTLYSYIDQSSSDPSEKK; this comes from the coding sequence ATGCAAGGAGAAACACTGGATTTATTAAAAAATTTGGCCCATGGCATTGCTACCCAGTTTGGCAGCAACTGTGAAGTGGTAGTGCACGATCTTACGACTGAAAATAAAGAGAGCACGGTTGTCTATATAGAGAATGGACATGTTACCAACCGTAAGCTGGGAGACGGGCCCTCCCATGTTGTGCTGGAAGCTCTGAAAAAAAGCCCTGAAGATTTACAGGATCATCTGGATTATATGACAAAAACGGCAGATGGCAAAATTTTAAAATCAAGTACGGTTTATATCAGAGATCAAGGCAATAAGGTTATCGGTATTTTTTCGATTAATTATGACATTACAGGCTTATTGATGGTGGAAAACTCACTTCAGTCTCTTATCGGAACCAAAAAAGAAAAAGAGGAGGAAGTGGAGAACATTCCCACAAATGTTAATGACTTACTGGACGACCTGCTTGAGCAGTCTGTTCGTTTGGTTGGAAAGCCGGTGGCCTTAATGAACAAAGAGGATAAGATTAAGGCGCTTAAATTTTTAAATGATGCCGGAGCTTTACTGATCACCAAGGCAAGCGAAAAGCTGACAGCTTACTTTGGAATATCCAAGTACACGCTGTACAGCTATATAGATCAGAGCAGTTCTGATCCGTCAGAAAAGAAATAG